A stretch of Homo sapiens chromosome 12, GRCh38.p14 Primary Assembly DNA encodes these proteins:
- the C12orf60 gene encoding uncharacterized protein C12orf60 isoform X1: protein MSSESEKDKERLIQAAKMFFFHVQDLASVINTLTELFSRSMNTQILLMAVKNNSYIKDFFEQMLKIFKEMQSVVDARHDKIQKESLCSKVAMAMCSVVQKSTNVEELHQSAKEVFKSAHTPVIISVLNSSNILGSLESSLSHLMKFPIMNLQLSDFYTEDTKEQSDVTTSERTRSPPGSSKTTMIDTLKKLQDVLKTEDSKNPTKSAADLLEQIVKAMGPILEILQKAIKTMEMNISVFKKASDK from the coding sequence ATGTCTTCAGAGTCAGAAAAGGATAAAGAGAGACTGATTCAAGCTGCCAAAATGTTCTTCTTTCATGTACAAGATCTTGCTTCTGTCATAAACACACTGACTGAATTGTTTAGCCGCAGTATGAATACTCAAATCCTTTTGATGGCTGTGAAAAACAATAGTTACATTAAGGATTTTTTTGAGCAAATGCTCAAAATTTTTAAGGAGATGCAATCTGTAGTGGATGCAAGACATGACAAAATTCAAAAGGAGTCTTTATGTTCCAAGGTTGCAATGGCCATGTGCTCTGTGGTTCAGAAGAGTACCAATGTAGAGGAGTTGCATCAGTCAGCTAAAGAAGTATTCAAAAGTGCCCATACGCCAGTCATCATCTCTGTGCTAAACAGCAGTAACATCCTTGGGAGTCTGGAATCTTCTCTTTCACACTTGATGAAATTCCCCATCATGAATCTTCAATTAAGTGACTTCTATACAGAAGACACCAAAGAGCAATCAGATGTCACCACATCTGAGAGAACCAGAAGTCCTCCAGGTTCTTCCAAAACCACTATGATAGACACCTTGAAAAAACTGCAGGATGTACTAAAAACTGAGGATTCCAAAAATCCCACAAAGTCAGCAGCAGATTTGTTGGAACAAATTGTCAAGGCTATGGGACCAATCTTAGAGATCCTCCAAAAAGCGATAAAGACTATGGAAATGAATATTTCTGTGTTTAAGAAAGCCAGTGACAAGTAG